The following are encoded together in the Bacillus sp. V2I10 genome:
- a CDS encoding YycC family protein, which yields MRPLPISAETAIKLAEELNVPIEQIMHMPQHILLAKLAEMQNKKDNKE from the coding sequence ATGAGACCACTTCCAATATCCGCTGAAACAGCAATAAAGCTTGCTGAGGAACTAAACGTGCCGATTGAACAAATTATGCATATGCCTCAGCATATCCTTCTTGCTAAGCTCGCTGAAATGCAGAATAAGAAAGACAATAAAGAGTAA
- a CDS encoding glycerophosphodiester phosphodiesterase: MTKIFGHRGAAGTCPENTMPSFKAAIESGADGIELDVHLSKDGVPVVIHDESVDRTTNGIGFVKDLTFSQLKSLDASYLFPEYSGKAFIPSLEEVLVWSSSSDFLLNIELKNDRIQYQELEEKVIQLIFTHKLQNRVILSSFNHESLMLCHRISNELETAALLSERLFEPWNYAKTLSARAIHPVHYAADPHVIFHSQANGIQVRPFTVNDEPTMQFLFKAQCAGFFTDYPEKALSLKKK, translated from the coding sequence TTGACCAAAATATTTGGACACCGCGGTGCTGCAGGTACCTGTCCTGAAAATACGATGCCTTCTTTTAAGGCAGCGATTGAATCAGGTGCAGATGGAATTGAATTAGATGTTCACCTCTCAAAGGACGGAGTTCCTGTTGTCATTCATGATGAATCGGTTGATCGTACAACAAATGGCATAGGTTTTGTAAAGGACTTAACCTTTTCGCAGCTTAAAAGCCTTGATGCAAGCTATCTTTTTCCTGAGTACTCAGGAAAAGCATTTATCCCATCACTTGAAGAAGTGCTGGTATGGAGCAGTTCTTCAGATTTTCTCCTGAATATTGAACTTAAAAATGACCGAATTCAATATCAGGAGCTTGAAGAAAAGGTGATACAGCTGATTTTCACTCACAAGCTGCAAAATCGAGTCATTCTCTCATCTTTTAATCATGAAAGCCTAATGCTGTGTCATAGAATCTCAAATGAACTGGAAACGGCAGCTCTTTTAAGCGAAAGGCTGTTTGAACCGTGGAATTATGCTAAGACACTTTCAGCAAGAGCAATCCATCCTGTTCATTATGCTGCTGACCCGCATGTCATCTTCCATTCTCAGGCTAACGGAATCCAAGTTCGTCCTTTTACTGTCAACGATGAGCCGACAATGCAATTCCTTTTTAAAGCACAGTGTGCAGGATTTTTCACGGATTATCCCGAAAAAGCTTTATCGTTAAAAAAGAAATAA
- a CDS encoding DUF2627 domain-containing protein — MIRIFALLIMVIPGVLAGYGIKLMRDMLFGILQAPFPNLWLQFTSGLLLFAGGLSFVAGFIFYRDRKRNKVQKKFQKNKRTPLV; from the coding sequence ATGATACGAATTTTCGCTCTATTAATAATGGTGATTCCTGGAGTTTTGGCAGGCTACGGCATTAAATTAATGCGTGACATGCTCTTCGGTATTCTTCAGGCGCCTTTTCCAAACCTATGGCTGCAATTCACTTCCGGTCTGCTTTTATTTGCCGGAGGATTAAGTTTTGTCGCAGGATTTATTTTTTACCGTGACCGCAAACGAAATAAAGTGCAGAAAAAATTTCAGAAAAACAAAAGAACCCCGTTAGTTTGA
- the spo0A gene encoding sporulation transcription factor Spo0A, translated as MKKIKVCVVDDNRELVGLLDEFISSQEDMEVLGIAYNGQECLNMLKDKDPDVLVLDIIMPHLDGLAVLEKVREMEKSKQPNVIMLTAFGQEDVTKKAVDLGASYFILKPFDMENLVNHIRQVSGKSAAPILSRSNSSLRSQSENKGRNLDANITSIIHEIGVPAHIKGYLYLREAISMVYNDIELLGSITKVLYPDIAKKYNTTASRVERAIRHAIEVAWSRGNIESISSLFGYTVSMSKAKPTNSEFIAMVADKLRLEHKAS; from the coding sequence TTGAAGAAAATAAAAGTGTGTGTCGTTGATGATAATCGGGAGTTAGTGGGGCTTTTGGATGAATTTATTTCAAGTCAGGAAGACATGGAAGTGCTTGGCATTGCATATAACGGACAAGAGTGTCTGAATATGTTAAAGGATAAAGACCCTGATGTGCTTGTTTTGGATATTATCATGCCTCATCTGGACGGACTTGCTGTTTTAGAAAAAGTGAGGGAAATGGAAAAATCCAAACAGCCTAACGTCATCATGCTGACAGCCTTTGGACAGGAAGATGTTACGAAGAAAGCAGTTGACCTTGGTGCCTCTTATTTCATCTTAAAACCTTTCGATATGGAAAACCTGGTCAATCATATTCGCCAAGTCAGCGGAAAATCAGCAGCACCGATTCTTTCAAGATCGAACTCCTCTCTCCGATCCCAGTCAGAAAATAAAGGAAGAAACCTTGATGCGAACATTACAAGCATTATTCACGAAATTGGCGTTCCTGCTCACATTAAAGGCTATTTATATTTAAGAGAGGCCATTTCGATGGTTTATAATGATATTGAACTGCTCGGTTCTATAACAAAAGTACTGTACCCTGATATCGCCAAAAAATATAATACGACAGCAAGCCGCGTCGAGCGTGCTATTCGTCATGCAATTGAAGTAGCATGGAGCCGCGGGAATATTGAATCCATTTCCTCTTTATTCGGGTATACAGTAAGCATGTCTAAAGCTAAACCGACTAATTCTGAATTCATCGCAATGGTCGCGGACAAATTGCGTTTAGAGCATAAAGCTTCTTGA
- the ahrC gene encoding transcriptional regulator AhrC/ArgR, translated as MNKGQRHIKIRELITHNEVETQDELVDMLKEAAFNVTQATVSRDIKELHLVKVPMLDGRYKYSLPADQRFNPLQKLKRALMDAFVKIDSAGHNIVMKTLPGNANAIGALIDNLDWNEILGTICGDDTILIICRSPEDTATISKRFLDML; from the coding sequence ATGAATAAAGGTCAAAGACACATAAAAATCCGCGAGCTGATTACTCATAATGAAGTTGAAACTCAGGATGAGTTAGTGGACATGCTTAAGGAAGCTGCCTTCAACGTGACACAGGCCACTGTTTCAAGGGATATAAAAGAGCTTCATCTAGTTAAAGTGCCTATGCTAGACGGAAGATACAAATACAGCCTTCCGGCAGATCAGCGTTTTAATCCGCTGCAAAAGCTGAAGCGGGCTTTAATGGATGCCTTCGTAAAAATTGATTCAGCAGGGCATAACATTGTCATGAAAACATTGCCGGGCAACGCAAACGCCATTGGGGCATTAATTGATAATCTTGATTGGAATGAGATCTTGGGCACCATATGCGGAGATGATACGATTCTCATCATTTGCCGTTCGCCAGAGGATACTGCGACTATTTCCAAGCGTTTTCTAGATATGCTGTAA
- the spoIVB gene encoding SpoIVB peptidase yields MSFDKIRKIIGCILLVSLMSLGFVKPVKEYIQLPNSLTVFVNQQLSMETSLQAGANTGDSEHVFSIKTGAESLQIEGKQSGVGEIVFDLAGIPIKKVNVKVLEDFKIIPGGQSIGVKLNTLGVLVVGHHQIKTAEGKKSPGEIAGVQVGDIIKKINGSTVENMSDVTPFIQDAGKTGKPLDLVISRENKEIETKLVPLKDENERAYRIGLYIRDSAAGIGTMTFYDPNSKKYGALGHVISDMDTKKPIVVQDGQVVRSTVTSIEKGSNGNPGEKLARFSSDRQVIGNITRNSPFGIFGKLNEDMSNGLYDKPMPIALSNEVKEGPAHILTVVDQDKVEEFDVEIVSSTPQKFPAIKGMVIKITDPTLLAKSGGIVQGMSGSPIIQNGKVIGAVTHVFVNDPTSGYGVHIEWMLSEAGIDIYHKDTKKAS; encoded by the coding sequence TTGAGCTTTGATAAAATTAGAAAAATAATTGGTTGTATTCTCCTTGTTTCTTTAATGAGTTTAGGATTTGTAAAACCTGTTAAAGAATACATTCAATTGCCAAATTCTTTAACCGTATTTGTAAATCAGCAATTATCAATGGAAACATCTCTGCAGGCTGGTGCTAACACGGGCGATTCAGAACATGTTTTTTCTATTAAAACTGGCGCTGAATCCCTTCAGATTGAAGGCAAGCAAAGCGGAGTTGGTGAAATAGTATTTGATCTAGCCGGAATTCCGATTAAAAAAGTGAATGTAAAAGTGCTTGAAGATTTTAAAATCATACCAGGCGGCCAATCAATCGGTGTAAAACTGAATACGCTTGGTGTTCTGGTTGTAGGTCATCATCAAATTAAAACAGCCGAAGGTAAAAAATCACCTGGCGAAATTGCAGGTGTTCAAGTCGGAGATATAATTAAAAAGATAAATGGCTCTACAGTTGAAAACATGAGTGATGTAACACCTTTTATTCAGGATGCTGGAAAAACAGGCAAGCCTTTGGATTTAGTCATATCAAGAGAAAATAAAGAAATTGAAACGAAATTAGTTCCTCTTAAAGATGAAAATGAACGTGCGTATCGAATTGGTTTATATATACGTGACTCTGCAGCCGGAATTGGGACCATGACTTTTTATGATCCTAATTCAAAAAAATATGGGGCTCTAGGCCATGTGATTTCCGATATGGATACGAAAAAGCCGATAGTCGTTCAGGATGGCCAAGTTGTAAGATCAACAGTGACCTCGATTGAAAAAGGAAGCAACGGAAATCCAGGTGAAAAACTGGCAAGGTTTTCAAGCGACCGTCAAGTGATCGGAAATATTACCCGCAACAGCCCATTCGGAATATTTGGCAAGCTGAATGAGGATATGTCAAATGGTCTTTATGATAAGCCGATGCCAATCGCTTTATCCAACGAAGTAAAGGAAGGTCCAGCTCACATTTTGACGGTTGTCGATCAGGACAAAGTGGAAGAATTTGATGTGGAAATTGTCAGTTCAACACCTCAAAAGTTTCCTGCTATAAAAGGGATGGTTATAAAGATTACCGATCCGACGCTTTTAGCGAAATCAGGCGGAATTGTTCAAGGGATGAGCGGCAGCCCGATTATTCAAAATGGAAAAGTGATAGGAGCCGTCACACATGTATTTGTAAATGACCCAACTTCAGGTTATGGCGTTCATATCGAGTGGATGCTGAGCGAGGCGGGCATTGATATTTATCATAAAGATACAAAAAAAGCGAGCTGA
- the recN gene encoding DNA repair protein RecN, which translates to MLAELSIKNFAIIESLTVSFEKGLTVLTGETGAGKSIIIDAVHLLVGGRGSSEFVRYGEKRAELEGLFLLDDEKHPCIDRCNDFGIDTSDGMIVLRRDISSSGKSICRINGKLVTIGILREIGQMIIDIHGQHDNQELMNEENHWKLLDQFGSGKINHALASYREIYNTYAKLVKKIKQLSENEQEMAHRLDLIQFQLEEIEKADLKIKEDERLMEEKSQISNFEKIFESLQNSYNALHGEQRGLDYIGHSMSQLEEVSAINDSLKEMSETISNCYYMLEDLSFQIRNELDQLEFDPERLNEIETRLGEITHLKRKYGQDVEEILEYAAAIEEEIDTIQNRDSHLFKLKNELDSLVKDLIVEAKNVTAVRKKSAAELTKQIQRELKELYMEKTKFEVVFGVREGSKDAPQIDGVPAKFGENGVDETEFYLSTNPGEPLKPLSKIASGGELSRIMLAMKSIFSKHQGVTSIIFDEVDTGVSGRVAQAIAEKIYKVSVGSQVLCITHLPQVAAMADTHLFISKETVKGRTKTSVKPLLEEEKIKEVGRMIAGVEVTDLTKQHAKELLALADAVKSL; encoded by the coding sequence GTGTTAGCGGAACTTTCAATAAAAAACTTTGCAATCATTGAATCATTGACTGTCTCCTTTGAGAAAGGGCTGACAGTACTTACTGGAGAAACCGGAGCAGGGAAATCAATTATCATTGATGCCGTCCATTTACTTGTCGGCGGAAGAGGCTCATCTGAATTTGTTCGTTACGGGGAGAAACGTGCTGAGTTGGAGGGTCTTTTTTTACTTGATGATGAAAAACATCCATGTATAGACAGATGCAATGATTTTGGAATCGACACCAGCGACGGCATGATTGTTTTAAGACGCGACATTTCATCCTCGGGAAAAAGCATCTGCCGTATTAACGGGAAGCTTGTAACCATTGGAATTCTTAGGGAAATCGGACAAATGATTATTGATATTCATGGACAGCATGATAATCAGGAGCTTATGAACGAAGAAAATCACTGGAAGCTCCTCGATCAGTTCGGCTCCGGAAAAATTAATCATGCTCTTGCTTCATACAGAGAAATTTACAATACATATGCTAAGCTCGTAAAAAAAATAAAACAGCTGTCTGAAAATGAACAGGAAATGGCCCACAGGCTTGACTTAATTCAATTTCAGCTTGAAGAAATAGAAAAGGCAGATTTGAAAATCAAAGAAGATGAGAGGCTTATGGAGGAAAAAAGCCAAATATCCAACTTTGAAAAAATATTTGAATCACTTCAAAACAGCTATAATGCTTTGCACGGCGAACAAAGAGGGCTCGATTATATTGGACATTCCATGAGTCAATTAGAAGAGGTATCAGCTATTAATGACTCGCTGAAAGAAATGTCCGAAACCATTTCGAACTGCTATTACATGCTTGAGGATTTATCCTTTCAGATTCGAAATGAGCTCGATCAATTGGAATTTGATCCGGAGCGTTTGAATGAAATTGAAACACGACTTGGCGAAATTACGCATCTCAAAAGAAAATACGGACAGGATGTTGAAGAAATCCTTGAATATGCAGCTGCAATTGAAGAGGAAATCGATACGATCCAAAACCGAGACAGTCATTTGTTCAAGCTGAAAAATGAGTTAGACAGCCTTGTGAAAGATCTTATCGTTGAAGCAAAAAACGTGACAGCCGTCCGGAAAAAAAGTGCCGCCGAGCTGACGAAGCAAATTCAGCGGGAGCTGAAAGAATTATATATGGAAAAAACAAAATTTGAAGTTGTTTTCGGCGTTAGGGAAGGTAGCAAGGATGCTCCTCAAATCGATGGTGTCCCTGCAAAATTTGGTGAAAATGGTGTGGATGAAACGGAATTTTACTTATCGACAAATCCTGGAGAACCATTAAAGCCGCTTTCTAAAATTGCTTCGGGCGGAGAGCTTTCAAGAATCATGCTTGCAATGAAAAGCATCTTTTCAAAGCATCAGGGGGTCACCTCGATTATTTTTGATGAAGTGGACACAGGTGTCAGCGGCCGTGTTGCCCAGGCAATTGCAGAAAAAATCTATAAAGTTTCTGTCGGTTCGCAAGTACTTTGTATTACACATCTTCCGCAAGTTGCTGCAATGGCCGATACACACCTTTTCATTTCAAAAGAAACGGTTAAAGGAAGAACCAAAACAAGCGTAAAACCTCTTTTGGAAGAGGAAAAAATAAAGGAAGTCGGCAGGATGATTGCCGGCGTTGAAGTAACGGATTTAACAAAACAGCATGCAAAAGAACTGCTCGCTCTTGCTGATGCGGTCAAGAGCCTGTAA